The Ficedula albicollis isolate OC2 chromosome 23, FicAlb1.5, whole genome shotgun sequence sequence AGGAGACAAAActccccttcccagccagcTCAGAGCGGCCGTCCCCCGGCAGGGAGCGGTGGGGTGGCAAAACAGGAGGTGGGAGAGGAGCTCAGACCTATCAGTGACCTTTTCACCTTATGTCTTATAGATGAGACTTTTATTATGCTGGCACTGGCTTGGCTGCCTCCCAGCACCCTGTTATAAACCTGTTGGCCAATAAAAAGCTGGTGGCATAGCTGaattcctttgtttttcccagGCACACCGCTCCCTACGGCTTGGGCAGCCCGCCAAGGCGGCGCAAGAGGTCGGCGGGCAGGTGCGAGTGCTCGCACTCCAGGGACAGCATCTGTGCCACCTTCTGCCAGGGCAGGCCTGGGTAAGCGCTGGGCACGTCCTGGGGGTGCCAGGGTGAGGGACAGGCggggctcaggagctgctgtgcctgcacagctccttgccagcagctgggatttgtctggtggctttttttttctcccctcccgGGAGCCCCGGCAGTGTCACCGGGTGGTTTGGGTGTACAAGGGTCCCTTCGGCAGCTGAGAGGCAGCAAtgtcacctccatccctgctgctgccaggagcctggGGATGCCCTGGGTGAGCTGGCAGCACCCGGGGAATGGGGACAAGTGGGGTGTGGAGCTTTGGGACACCAGTGTCTGTGCTCAGAagggagagctggcagcacccGGGGAGTGGGGACAAGTGGGGTGTGGAGCTTTGGGACACCAGTGTCTGTGCTCAGAagggagagctggcagcacccGGGGAGTGGGGACAAGTGGGGTGTGGAGCTTTGGGACACCAGTGTCTGTGCTCAGAagggagagctggcagcacccGGGGAGTGGGGACAAGTGGGGTGTGGAGCTTTGGGACACCAGTGTCTCTGCACGGCTcggaggggagcagagctcagcagccaaATGTGCTGTGGTCACCTCTGTTCCTGGTGCATGTGGGGTCTCGGTTCAGCTTCAGCAGCGCTGCTGAAGGGAGGTGGAGTGCATTTGCTGTGGATATCTGTCATTAATTCCACAGCCAGGCAATAGTTACAATCCCCAATCATTAAATGTGCCTGTGAATAGAGGCGCTCTGGCACGAGGGAATAGGGTGAAGTAAGCCGTGAATAGCTCCCAAATAGCTGCAATTAACCCTTCAAAGCCGTGCATTCAGCTGTCTGTCACCGGGCCAGGCTCCCCCCGAGtccccacagcctggctctgggtggCTCAGGCTTCTCCTCTTGCTCTTCAGGTACCTCCAGAGTCTGAAGCTCCCCGTGAGCTCTGGAGCATCAGCGAGGTCTCTGCAGAACGGTGCCACGAGGCCTCCCCACCATGGGCTGCTGAGAGCTCTCAGGTGAGCAGGGCACTAAACCCACTCTGAACATTCCTTTTGAGCACTTGAAAATGTGTGATTGTGgccccaggctgcagtgagCACTCGGATGTGACCCTCTGCCACCTGCCTGTCTCCTTTCAGTGAGGACATGGGctgttcctgctctctgtggcACTGGAGGCTCATCAGAGGGAGCCAGGGCTGCGTTTGCCCTTCCCAAACCAGAGCAAAATGTAATTCTTGATTGGAGTGGGGAGTTGCTCTGATGTGGGACAGGCAGATGAGTGATGGACAGAAGAGGGAGTGGGGGATGGCATCGTGCAGGAAGATAATTTATTGGGAACTTTGGACCAGAGGACAGAGCTTTTCTAACCCCACATAAGGGAATTGTGGGGAGAAACTGTCAGGATTGTTGTGGATTTAAACCTTCAAAAGAGCTGAGCAGTCATTAGTGCTATAAAGTTTTTTATTGTAAAGGCgcatcagtctcaaaaggcaaagAGTTCCAAAAATATAGACTGAAATTGTCAATGGAAGGCGGTGAATCTGTACGAAAATCTTCAGTGCAACATGCTGCCTTTTAATCCCCGCTTTTCACACATTCCAACAACTCCAGGAGTGTAACTGAACTAAAGGGAGATCACAAATTAATGAATTGATGGCAATTAAATTAGAGGCAATGGGGGCACTTTCTGAAAGGCAGATTTGGGGAAGCGGCACTTTGGGTCATCCTTGAATCCCCTTCCACCTCATTGGGCTTGATGGAGCTCGGCTGTGGCTTAATGCACAGcaattcctgctcctccttcccccagctcctgcctcccagaAGCTGTGCTGAGGGGTTGATGAATGTACTGTGGGGTACTGCTCGGGGAGCAGATGGGCTGGAGGGTGACCACGGTGTCCcttgtgtccccagggagctcGGGGTGTCCAGCCCGCGCCAGCAGCGCTCCCGGAGGGACGCgcagccaccagctctgccctgggagagaAACATCTGGAAGAAGAAGAGATAAGAGACAGGTGCACACCAAGTTCACCAGAAGAGTTTGGAGTCCTGTGGGTGCCACCAGCTCCGCTGTCGGTTTTAGAGCTGAAGGGAAGGCTGAGAGTGGAAGGGGAGGAAGTGGAAGTCTCCGTGTTCCTGCTGCATGAACCAGCACTCGAGGGactgctggaaagggaaaaactcTCTCTCCACACAGTCAGAGGAGCGTCCTGGAGCTGAACTGTGCCTTTCTGGATCAGGCAAGGGTCGTGCTGGGGCGGCAGCAGCCGGACTCTGCCCCGCAGCCCCCcggcagggctcagcccaggcgCGGGGGGGAACCACAGCCGGGGCTCTGGGCAGCGCCGAGCCCCTCgctggctgagcccagcctggccccactCGGAGGGTTTGGCTGCTCACTGCTCAGGGatgagctgcctccagcccagaCCCACCTTTGCACTATTTTCTCTCGTCAGTCAGTGCCTATGAGCGAGGCTCCTGCGGTGGAACAGCTCCCAGTTTGTatgaaaagtttatttcatctcagcaggagccagctgagcaggcaggggctgtCACTGGCTGAGCAGTCACTGGGATGGATTCCCACTGAGGCCCTGGCTGTAGCAGAGGTGCAGGATCAGTTACCCCAGGGATGGCACCAAACCcagctggtgtggggctgggttTGTGCAGGAGCCCCCATAGCCAGGGGagggtgagcagagccctgctccgGACCAGTGACcccatctcctctccctggACCAATCCTTAGTGAGGACTTCCAGCTCCTGAATAATCCAtcttcctcccagctctgcctggagggaggggctggggcagagagggCACACAAAGCCTGGCTTAGGTCAGCTCTGAGTCGGGCTCTGGACAGTAAGTGACCACTCAGGTCCCTGTGGGAAGGGAAGCCCGGGTGGGGAATGCATGAGGTGAGGGGCAGCCAGGTGTGGTGTGGAGGGAAGGACTGGTCAGAACACGGGGTGGAACTGGATcatctttgaggtcccttccaacccaaacccccTGTGATTCTGTACAGCCCTGTCGGAGCTTTAAACCTGTCTGGCTCAGATTCAAACCCAGATCTGCTGGcccaggggagagagggaaaaatctggggaaaaacaCTGAGCCCAGGGTGGGCCTAGAACCCAAGCCTGAGGCAAAGGGCTCCAGAGCTGTCACAAATGCACTTTTGTTTGCTGggcaggctgagctgagcccagggctgtccctgggcagggcaggggctgctctccaCTCCTGGGTCCCTCTGCTGCCCACGCCAGGATTGCACAGGAGCTTTGGAAAGGCTGCTTGAAGTTGGTGGTGGACCAAAACCTGTGGCTGTTGCAAGTATAGTCCCGAtggacaagaaaaataattccttgaTTTTGCTTTAAGCCCTGGAAAGGGGAAGAACAAGACCAATTGATTGTATTGTGAATGAAACAGCAGATGAATCATTTGGTCCCCGAAGCTGCAGAGAATCTTTTTATCTTTGACCTTCTGAAGGTTGGAGTCACtctaaaaaaccaaaagaagaaaatcctgaaaGGGTTTGTTCCAGAGGAAATTTTGCACATGGTTTAATgtgagtaatttaaaataaaactactgCTGTAAAGTACTCTGTCAatctcaggggggggggggggggggggggggggggggggggggggggggggggggggggggggggggggggggggggggggggggggggggggggggggggggggggggggggggggggggggggggggggggggggggggggggggggggggggggggggggggggggggggggggggggggggggggggggggggggggggggggggggggggggggggggggggggggggggggggggggggggggggggggggggggggggggggggggggggggggggggggggggggggggggggggggggggggggggggggggggggggggggggggggggggggggggggggggggggggggggggggggggggggggggggggggggggggggggggggggggggggggggggggggggggggggggggggggggggggggggggggggggggggggggggggggggggggggggggggggggggggggggggggggggggggggggggggggggggggggggggggggggggggggggggggggggggggggggggggggggggggggggggggggggggggggggggggggggggggggggggggggggggggggggggggggggggggggggggggggggggggggggggggggggggggggggggggggggggggggggggggggggggggggggggggggggggggggggggggggggggggggggggggggggggggggggggggggggggggggggggggggggggggggggggggggggggggggggggggggggggggggggggggggggggggggggggggggggggggggggggggggggggggggggggggggggggggggggggggggggggggggggggggggggggggggggggggggggggggggggggggggggggggggggggggggggggggggggggggggggggggggggggggggggggggggggggggggggggggggggggggggggggggggggggggggggggggggggggggggggggggggggggggggggggggggggggggggggggggggggggggggggggggggggggggggggggggggggggggggggggggggggggggggggggggggggggggggggggggggggggggggggggggggggggggggggggggggggggggggggggggggggggggggggggggggggggggggggggggggggggggggggggggggggggggggggggggggggggggggggggggggggggggggggggggggggggggggggggggggggggggggggggggggggggggggggggggggggggggggggggggggggggggggggggggggggggggggggggggggggggggggggggggggggggggggggggggggggggggggggggggggggggggggggggggggggggggggggggggggggggggggggggggggggggggggggggggggggggggggggggggggggggggggggggggggggggggggggggggggggggggggggggggggggggggggggggggggggggggggggggggggggggggggggggggggggggggggggggggggggggggggggggggggggggggggggggggggggggggggggggggggggggggggggggggggggggggggggggggggggggggggggggggggggggggggggggggggggggggggggggggggggggggggggggggggggggggggggggggggggggggggggggggggggggggggggggggggggggggggggggggggggggggggggggggggggggggggggggggggggggggggggggggggggggggggggggggggggggggggggggggggggggggggggggggggggggggggggggggggggggggggggggggggggggggggggggggggggggggggggggggggggggggggggggggggggggggggggggggggggggggggggggggggggggggggggggggggggggggggggggggggggggggggggggggggggggggggggggggggggggggggggggggggggggggggggggggggggggggggggggggggggggggggggggggggggggggggggggggggggggggggggggggggggggggggggggggggggggggggggggggggggggggggggggggggggggggggggggggggggggggggggggggggggggggggggggggggggggggggggggggggctggacTGATGCCAGCCTCTGAGCAAAGCCTCTGGGCACAGCTTTAATTACCAGCCCTAATTAGGCAACACCCGAGGGAAGAAGATGCTTAAGAGCATCTTAATCAGGGTGAAAAGGGATAAGAGAGGGCTGTGCTTATTCTTGAGGTTATTGAATTGGCTGATAAAGATTAGCTGAAGGAGGTGTACTTTATGAATTCTCACAGGTAACAGGAATGAGCAGAATAATGAAACttcatttaaatggaaaatccaggaaatcAGGCATTTTCCAAAGGCAGTGTGACTATACAATGAGTGTAAGTGATGGGTGTCTTTAATAAGATCCAGCTTTTTTCCCATCAAAATGAGCATCTTGTATTGTGTCCTGCAGGTGACTCTCCCATTTttcaggaattcctggaaaaaagcCCTTCCCTAATGCCCCACAGGGAGCAAACTTCCCTCCTGCACCACGGGCCAGTTCTCTCCTCATCGGAATGGGCAGCATTTTTTTGATGNNNNNNNNNNNNNNNNNNNNNNNNNNNNNNNNNNNNNNNNNNNNNNNNNNNNNNNNNNNNNNNNNNNNNNNNNNNNNNNNNNNNNNNNNNNNNNNNNNNNNNNNNNNNNNNNNNNNNNNNNNNNNNNNNNNNNNNNNNNNNNNNNNNNNNNNNNNNNNNNNNNNNNNNNNNNNNNNNNNNNNNNNNNNNNNNNNNNNNNNNNNNNNNNNNNNNNNNNNNNNNNNNNNNNNNNNNNNNNNNNNNNNNNNNNNNNNNNNNNNNNNNNNNNNNNNNNNNNNNNNNNNNNNNNNNNNNNNNNNNNNNNNNNNNNNNNNNNNNNNNNNNNNNNNNNNNNNNNNNNNNNNNNNNNNNNNNNNNNNNNNNNNNNNNNNNNNNNNNNNNNNNNNNNNNNNNNNNNNNNNNNNNNNNNNNNNNNNNNNNNNNNNNNNNNNNNNNNNNNNNNNNNNNNNNNNNNNNNNNNNNNNNNNNNNNNNNNNNNNNNNNNNNNNNNNNNNNNNNNNNNNNNNNNNNNNNNNNNNNNNNNNNNNNNNNNNNNNNNNNNNNNNNNNNNNNNNNNNNNNNNNNNNNNNNNNNNNNNNNNNNNNNNNNNNNNNNNNNNNNNNNNNNNNNNNNNNNNNNNNNNNNNNNNNNNNNNNNNNNNNNNNNNNNNNNNNNNNNNNNNNNNNNNNNNNNNNNNNNNNNNNNNNNNNNNNNNNNNNNNNNNNNNNNNNNNNNNNNNNNNNNNNNNNNNNNNNNNNNNNNNNNNNNNNNNNNNNNNNNNNNNNNNNNNNNNNNNNNNNNNNNNNNNNNNNNNNNNNNNNNNNNNNNNNNNNNNNNNNNNNNNNNNNNNNNNNNNNNNNNNNNNNNNNNNNNNNNNNNNNNNNNNNNNNNNNNNNNNNNNNNNNNNNNNNNNNNNNNNNNNNNNNNNNNNNNNNNNNNNNNNNNNNNNNNNNNNNNNNNNNNNNNNNNNNNNNNNNNNNNNNNNNNNNNNNNNNNNTGGATcatctttgaggtcccttccaacccaaccccCTGTGATTCTGTACAGCCCTGTCTGAGCTTTAAACCTGTCTGGCTCAGATTTAAACCCAGATCTGCTGGcccaggggagagagggaaaaatctggggaaaaacaCTGAGCCCAGGGTGGGCCTAGAACCCAAGCCTGAGGCAAAGGGCTCCAGAGCTGTCACAAATGCACTTTTGTTTGCTGggcaggctgagctgagcccagggctgtccctgggcagggcaggggctgctctccaCTCCTGGGTCCCTCTGCTGCCCACGCCAGGATTGCACAGGAGCTTTGGAAAGGCTGCTTGAAGTTGGTGGTGGACCAAAACCTGTGGCTGTTGCAAGTATAGTCCCGAtggacaagaaaaataattccttgaTTTTGCTTTAAGCCCTGGAAAGGGGAAGAACAAGACCAATTGATTGTATTGTGAATGAAACAGCAGATGAATCATTTGGTCCCCGAAGCTGCAGAGAATCTTTTTATCTTTGACCTTCTGAAGGTTGGAGTCACtctaaaaaaccaaaagaagaaaatcctgaaaGGGTTTGTTCCAGAGGAAATTTTGCACATGGTTTAATgtgagtaatttaaaataaaactactgCTGTAAAGTACTCTGTCAATCTCATGTGTGTGTAATGTCCCATCCTTAAGTGACTCATTGCACACCTGCCATATGTAGCATCCTGAAAtctgtatatttatttaaatctattgattgttttttttttagacagtAATTTTTCAAGATataatttgtaataaataatgACAACAGTCAATGGTACTTTCCTTCCTTATTTGGTGGCTGGGCCATGGTGGGTGAAGTGAAAGGAATCCAGATGGGcaaaagaaatgggaaagggaggCTGGGAATGGTCCTGGGCATATTTCTTCAAAGTGAACCCATCTAGAATCCATCTGGCTGATTTAAACATTCCTTAACTTCAACACCTTCTTTGTTCCTGGATTTCTCTGGGAGCAGGGGTGGGAAGCTGTGCCCAGGTTGTTGTGGATGTGATGTTTGACTCCaatccctccccagccctgtggctgtggggtcagcagggcagggacagagctttACACCTGGGAAGGGATTCTATTGTTGTTATTAActttattaaaattcaaaagCCATAATCCCAAGGATGATGTGAAGATGCTGAAGGCTCAGGTGGGGTCCCAGCCTTTCCTATTCCCTGATTTTCCTGGCTGAGCTGCCTCTCCCATGGCCAAGCCTCTGCCCCAGGGCTTGGTGTGAAAATCAGTCTGTCAGATCTTTCTATGACAATAAAGCATTGTCCCTGGGACTTTAATGGCAAAGGTACCATAAAAAGGACCTGGAATTGCAGgtaaaaagggggaaaatacCTTGAAACACTGTGAATTTCCTGTGTAACATGTACAATAGCCACAGTGAAattctcccctctcctgctcaaCAGAACTCCAGAACTGCCTGGAATTGTGCCTGTTTTGGTTAAATTCCAATTGGTTAAGTTCCAGTTTGGTCCTGCTGGGGCTCATT is a genomic window containing:
- the EDN2 gene encoding endothelin-2 → MGSHPGVLLALALCALLEAGLGQPPAESHLAAPPRSKRCSCNSWLDKECIYFCHLDIIWVNTPGHTAPYGLGSPPRRRKRSAGRCECSHSRDSICATFCQGRPGYLQSLKLPVSSGASARSLQNGATRPPHHGLLRALRELGVSSPRQQRSRRDAQPPALPWERNIWKKKR